One segment of Meriones unguiculatus strain TT.TT164.6M chromosome X, Bangor_MerUng_6.1, whole genome shotgun sequence DNA contains the following:
- the LOC110544237 gene encoding putative protein FAM47D, with translation MGDQRLPEKQPHRVPRHKHVLKRKKKKQTFPPFMEGHYQQFFQEELDDSTGDYEPCEEILSRTSRRTFLPRISHEVSTIATKKSQGKVSKNLELFYSVSMEKQGSRRTQHKLDHLSQMKDDAEDYFTNFLQMSKDDQNLNKWPLLKNQTEANKNSKRGKHLHRKLDLGTPEKCKSCQKNFLPRVTSINQNLLDSLNYRYTQRGSDDINEWDEALENSDVLQQFDKDYAYQPTYEDSSDKKISHLPSKIKYLRGLSKEKDMNFSKQESKLEMKLQKSHDLSMSNKEKFEYGLLYQTPKQLKGVATEESLTNTNNLLEIQGKSVCEPDAFENLYSIIAFKDFIVYKGYDMPVILEKFFKKKGWNYNSVNTPIPTVLKEHEMKMQKTDDEDEENGGKEHDCKIFLSPHT, from the coding sequence ATGGGGGACCAGAGGTTACCAGAGAAGCAGCCTCATAGGGTACCCAGGCACAAGCATGTCTTAAAGCgtaagaagaagaaacaaacattCCCTCCTTTCATGGAGGGCCATTACCAGCAGTTTTTTCAGGAAGAGCTGGATGACTCTACTGGAGACTATGAGCCATGTGAAGAGATACTATCACGAACCAGCCGGCGGACCTTTCTCCCCAGAATTTCTCATGAAGTCTCCACTATTGCCACTaagaagagtcagggaaaggTATCCAAGAATTTAGAATTGTTTTACTCAGTCTCAATGGAGAAGCAAGGAAGCAGAAGGACTCAACACAAACTGGATCACTTGTCTCAAATGAAAGATGATGCTGAAGACTATTTCACAAATTTTCTGCAGATGTCAAAAGATGACCAGAATTTGAATAAGTGGCCTCTCTTGAAAAATCAAACGGAAGCAAATAAGAACAGCAAGCGTGGGAAACACCTTCACAGAAAACTCGACTTAGGAACTCCTGAGAAGTGCAAATCATGccaaaaaaattttcttcctagAGTCACATCCATCAACCAGAATTTGCTTGACTCCCTTAATTATAGATACACACAAAGAGGAAGTGATGATATCAATGAATGGGATGAAGCACTGGAAAACTCGGATGTGTTGCAACAATTTGACAAGGACTATGCTTACCAACCAACTTATGAAGACTCCTCAGACAAGAAAATTAGTCATCTTCCTTCCAAAATCAAGTACTTGAGAGGGTTAAgcaaagaaaaggacatgaatttCTCCAAACAGGAATCAAAACTTGAGATGAAACTCCAAAAATCACATGATCTTTCTATGTCCAACAAGGAAAAGTTTGAATATGGGCTGTTGTATCAGACACCAAAGCAGTTAAAAGGAGTAGCCACTGAAGAGTCTTTAACTAACACCAATAACTTGCTTGAAATTCAAGGTAAAAGCGTTTGTGAACCAGATGCATTTGAAAATCTCTATAGCATAATTGCCTTTAAGGATTTTATTGTATACAAGGGCTATGATATGCCAGTCATACTCGAGAAGTTTTTTAAGAAAAAGGGATGGAATTACAACTCTGTTAATACTCCTATACCAACTGTATTAAAAGAACATGAAATGAAAATGCAAAAAACAGATGATGAAGATGAGGAGAATGGTGGAAAGGAACATGACTGCAAGATTTTCCTATCACCACACACTTAA